The Oryzias melastigma strain HK-1 linkage group LG6, ASM292280v2, whole genome shotgun sequence genome includes a window with the following:
- the LOC112152905 gene encoding S-adenosylhomocysteine hydrolase-like protein 1 isoform X2: MGEEKNQVGELPLPDEFPEPCVDDDEEKRDNSAAMEDSVGEKAEKCSPNVLEMLKAAESRRSSQDRDKDRPEADEAGTKEPIAEALKTNMIQFNDEKQEFNKLPNKSGHRSMPRSTSQSSTDSFSSVSNESSEDELSPQNKQQKNSKGFSDFCIKNIKQADFGRKEIEIAQQEMSALMILRKKTGGEKPLAGANVVGCTHITAQTAVLIETLAALGAQCRWSACNIFSTQNAVAAALAEGGISVFAWKGESEDDFWWCIDQCVAADGWQPNLILDDGGDMTHWIYKKHPSSFKKLKGIVEESVTGVYRLYQLSKKGKLCIPAMNVNDSVTKQKFDNLYCCKESIVDGLKRTTDVMFGGKQVVVCGYGEVSEMILYNVCPHVKTSYLNEPSSFFSFSVQVGKGSCAALKALGAIVYVTEVDPICALQACMDGFRVITLTEIIRQVDMVITCTGNRNIVGREHFDKMKSGCIVCNMGHSNTEIDLASLQTTELKWQRVRPHVDHIVWPDGKRVILLAEGRLLNLSCSTVPSFVLSITATTQALALIELYNAPDGRYKQDIYLLPKKMDEYVASLHLPTFDAHLTELTDDQAKYLGISKYGPFKPNYYRY, encoded by the exons ATGGGAGAAGAAAAGAACCAGGTGGGAGAGCTGCCCCTGCCGGACGAGTTCCCAGAACCATGTGTGGACGATGACGAGGAAAAGAGGGACAATTCTGCCGCCATGGAGGACAGCGTGGGTGAAAAGGCAGAGAAATGCAGCCCAAACGTGCTGGAGATGCTGAAGGCAGCAGAGAGCAGGAGGTCGTCTCAGGATCGGGACAAAGACAGGCCAGAGGCGGACGAGGCCGGGACAAAAGAGCCCATTGCTGAGGCTCTAAAGACTAACATG ATCCAGTTCAATGATGAGAAACAAGAATTCAACAAACTGCCCAACAAATCGGGCCATCGCTCGATGCCCCGATCCACCTCTCAGTCATCTACAGACAGCTTCAGCTCAG TGAGCAATGAGAGCTCTGAAGACGAACTGTCAccacaaaacaaacagcagaagaacTCCAAAGGCTTCAGTGACTTctgcattaaaaacatcaaacaagcTGATTTTGGTCGCAAAGAAATAGAGATTGCCCAACAAG AAATGTCTGCATTGAtgattttgaggaaaaaaacggGGGGAGAGAAACCTCTGGCTGGAGCGAATGTTGTGGGGTGTACACACATCACTGCACAGACGGCG GTCTTGATTGAAACTCTGGCAGCTTTAGGAGCTCAGTGTCGCTGGTCTGCCTGCAACATTTTCTCCACCCAGAACGCTGTCGCCGCCGCTCTGGCTGAAGGTG GAATCTCAGTGTTTGCCTGGAAAGGGGAATCGGAGGATGACTTCTGGTGGTGTATTGACCAGTGTGTTGCTGCTGATGGATGGCAACCCAACTTG ATTCTGGATGACGGAGGAGACATGACCCACTGGATCTATAAAAAGCATCCGTCTTCGTTTAAGAAGTTGAAAGGCATTGTGGAGGAAAGTGTGACGGGAGTATATCG GTTGTACCAGCTCTCAAAGAAAGGCAAACTGTGTATTCCTGCCATGAACGTAAATGACTCTGTGACCAAGCAAAAATTTGACAACCTTTATTGCTGCAAAGAGTCGATAGTGGACGG GTTAAAGAGAACTACGGATGTCATGTTTGGAGGAAAGCAGGTGGTTGTGTGCGGATATGGGGAAGTCAGTGAGATGATATTATACAATGTGTGTCCTCATGTTAAGACCTCGTATTTAAATGAGCCCAGCagcttcttttccttttctgtgcAGGTTGGCAAAGGCAGCTGTGCTGCCCTGAAAGCACTCGGCGCCATCGTTTACGTCACAGAAGTGGATCCCATTTGTGCCCTTCAGGCGTG CATGGATGGCTTCAGAGTGATTACCCTGACGGAAATCATCAGACAGGTAGACATGGTCATCACCTGTACAG GAAACAGGAACATTGTGGGAAgagaacattttgacaaaatgaaaagtGGCTGCATAGTTTGCAACATGGGACACTCCAACACTGAAATAGATTTG gcatCTCTGCAGACGACAGAGCTGAAGTGGCAGAGAGTGAGGCCTCACGTCGACCACATCGTCTGGCCCGATGGCAAGCGAGTTATTCTGCTGGCTGAG gGCCGGTTGCTGAATCTGAGCTGCTCCACTGTCCCGTCGTTTGTTCTTTCCATCACAGCCACGACTCAG GCTTTGGCTCTAATAGAACTGTACAACGCCCCTGATGGTCGATACAAACAAGACATCTACCTACTGCCAAAGAAGATGG ATGAGTATGTAGCCAGTCTCCACCTGCCTACATTTGACGCTCACCTCACAGAACTCACAGACGATCAGGCCAAATACTTGGGTATCAGCAAATATGGACCCTTCAAACCCAACTATTACAG GTATTAA
- the LOC112152905 gene encoding S-adenosylhomocysteine hydrolase-like protein 1 isoform X1, with product MGEEKNQVGELPLPDEFPEPCVDDDEEKRDNSAAMEDSVGEKAEKCSPNVLEMLKAAESRRSSQDRDKDRPEADEAGTKEPIAEALKTNMQIQFNDEKQEFNKLPNKSGHRSMPRSTSQSSTDSFSSVSNESSEDELSPQNKQQKNSKGFSDFCIKNIKQADFGRKEIEIAQQEMSALMILRKKTGGEKPLAGANVVGCTHITAQTAVLIETLAALGAQCRWSACNIFSTQNAVAAALAEGGISVFAWKGESEDDFWWCIDQCVAADGWQPNLILDDGGDMTHWIYKKHPSSFKKLKGIVEESVTGVYRLYQLSKKGKLCIPAMNVNDSVTKQKFDNLYCCKESIVDGLKRTTDVMFGGKQVVVCGYGEVSEMILYNVCPHVKTSYLNEPSSFFSFSVQVGKGSCAALKALGAIVYVTEVDPICALQACMDGFRVITLTEIIRQVDMVITCTGNRNIVGREHFDKMKSGCIVCNMGHSNTEIDLASLQTTELKWQRVRPHVDHIVWPDGKRVILLAEGRLLNLSCSTVPSFVLSITATTQALALIELYNAPDGRYKQDIYLLPKKMDEYVASLHLPTFDAHLTELTDDQAKYLGISKYGPFKPNYYRY from the exons ATGGGAGAAGAAAAGAACCAGGTGGGAGAGCTGCCCCTGCCGGACGAGTTCCCAGAACCATGTGTGGACGATGACGAGGAAAAGAGGGACAATTCTGCCGCCATGGAGGACAGCGTGGGTGAAAAGGCAGAGAAATGCAGCCCAAACGTGCTGGAGATGCTGAAGGCAGCAGAGAGCAGGAGGTCGTCTCAGGATCGGGACAAAGACAGGCCAGAGGCGGACGAGGCCGGGACAAAAGAGCCCATTGCTGAGGCTCTAAAGACTAACATG cagATCCAGTTCAATGATGAGAAACAAGAATTCAACAAACTGCCCAACAAATCGGGCCATCGCTCGATGCCCCGATCCACCTCTCAGTCATCTACAGACAGCTTCAGCTCAG TGAGCAATGAGAGCTCTGAAGACGAACTGTCAccacaaaacaaacagcagaagaacTCCAAAGGCTTCAGTGACTTctgcattaaaaacatcaaacaagcTGATTTTGGTCGCAAAGAAATAGAGATTGCCCAACAAG AAATGTCTGCATTGAtgattttgaggaaaaaaacggGGGGAGAGAAACCTCTGGCTGGAGCGAATGTTGTGGGGTGTACACACATCACTGCACAGACGGCG GTCTTGATTGAAACTCTGGCAGCTTTAGGAGCTCAGTGTCGCTGGTCTGCCTGCAACATTTTCTCCACCCAGAACGCTGTCGCCGCCGCTCTGGCTGAAGGTG GAATCTCAGTGTTTGCCTGGAAAGGGGAATCGGAGGATGACTTCTGGTGGTGTATTGACCAGTGTGTTGCTGCTGATGGATGGCAACCCAACTTG ATTCTGGATGACGGAGGAGACATGACCCACTGGATCTATAAAAAGCATCCGTCTTCGTTTAAGAAGTTGAAAGGCATTGTGGAGGAAAGTGTGACGGGAGTATATCG GTTGTACCAGCTCTCAAAGAAAGGCAAACTGTGTATTCCTGCCATGAACGTAAATGACTCTGTGACCAAGCAAAAATTTGACAACCTTTATTGCTGCAAAGAGTCGATAGTGGACGG GTTAAAGAGAACTACGGATGTCATGTTTGGAGGAAAGCAGGTGGTTGTGTGCGGATATGGGGAAGTCAGTGAGATGATATTATACAATGTGTGTCCTCATGTTAAGACCTCGTATTTAAATGAGCCCAGCagcttcttttccttttctgtgcAGGTTGGCAAAGGCAGCTGTGCTGCCCTGAAAGCACTCGGCGCCATCGTTTACGTCACAGAAGTGGATCCCATTTGTGCCCTTCAGGCGTG CATGGATGGCTTCAGAGTGATTACCCTGACGGAAATCATCAGACAGGTAGACATGGTCATCACCTGTACAG GAAACAGGAACATTGTGGGAAgagaacattttgacaaaatgaaaagtGGCTGCATAGTTTGCAACATGGGACACTCCAACACTGAAATAGATTTG gcatCTCTGCAGACGACAGAGCTGAAGTGGCAGAGAGTGAGGCCTCACGTCGACCACATCGTCTGGCCCGATGGCAAGCGAGTTATTCTGCTGGCTGAG gGCCGGTTGCTGAATCTGAGCTGCTCCACTGTCCCGTCGTTTGTTCTTTCCATCACAGCCACGACTCAG GCTTTGGCTCTAATAGAACTGTACAACGCCCCTGATGGTCGATACAAACAAGACATCTACCTACTGCCAAAGAAGATGG ATGAGTATGTAGCCAGTCTCCACCTGCCTACATTTGACGCTCACCTCACAGAACTCACAGACGATCAGGCCAAATACTTGGGTATCAGCAAATATGGACCCTTCAAACCCAACTATTACAG GTATTAA
- the LOC112152905 gene encoding S-adenosylhomocysteine hydrolase-like protein 1 isoform X4: MGEEKNQVGELPLPDEFPEPCVDDDEEKRDNSAAMEDSVGEKAEKCSPNVLEMLKAAESRRSSQDRDKDRPEADEAGTKEPIAEALKTNMQIQFNDEKQEFNKLPNKSGHRSMPRSTSQSSTDSFSSVSNESSEDELSPQNKQQKNSKGFSDFCIKNIKQADFGRKEIEIAQQEMSALMILRKKTGGEKPLAGANVVGCTHITAQTAVLIETLAALGAQCRWSACNIFSTQNAVAAALAEGGISVFAWKGESEDDFWWCIDQCVAADGWQPNLILDDGGDMTHWIYKKHPSSFKKLKGIVEESVTGVYRLYQLSKKGKLCIPAMNVNDSVTKQKFDNLYCCKESIVDGLKRTTDVMFGGKQVVVCGYGEVGKGSCAALKALGAIVYVTEVDPICALQACMDGFRVITLTEIIRQVDMVITCTGNRNIVGREHFDKMKSGCIVCNMGHSNTEIDLASLQTTELKWQRVRPHVDHIVWPDGKRVILLAEGRLLNLSCSTVPSFVLSITATTQALALIELYNAPDGRYKQDIYLLPKKMDEYVASLHLPTFDAHLTELTDDQAKYLGISKYGPFKPNYYR, from the exons ATGGGAGAAGAAAAGAACCAGGTGGGAGAGCTGCCCCTGCCGGACGAGTTCCCAGAACCATGTGTGGACGATGACGAGGAAAAGAGGGACAATTCTGCCGCCATGGAGGACAGCGTGGGTGAAAAGGCAGAGAAATGCAGCCCAAACGTGCTGGAGATGCTGAAGGCAGCAGAGAGCAGGAGGTCGTCTCAGGATCGGGACAAAGACAGGCCAGAGGCGGACGAGGCCGGGACAAAAGAGCCCATTGCTGAGGCTCTAAAGACTAACATG cagATCCAGTTCAATGATGAGAAACAAGAATTCAACAAACTGCCCAACAAATCGGGCCATCGCTCGATGCCCCGATCCACCTCTCAGTCATCTACAGACAGCTTCAGCTCAG TGAGCAATGAGAGCTCTGAAGACGAACTGTCAccacaaaacaaacagcagaagaacTCCAAAGGCTTCAGTGACTTctgcattaaaaacatcaaacaagcTGATTTTGGTCGCAAAGAAATAGAGATTGCCCAACAAG AAATGTCTGCATTGAtgattttgaggaaaaaaacggGGGGAGAGAAACCTCTGGCTGGAGCGAATGTTGTGGGGTGTACACACATCACTGCACAGACGGCG GTCTTGATTGAAACTCTGGCAGCTTTAGGAGCTCAGTGTCGCTGGTCTGCCTGCAACATTTTCTCCACCCAGAACGCTGTCGCCGCCGCTCTGGCTGAAGGTG GAATCTCAGTGTTTGCCTGGAAAGGGGAATCGGAGGATGACTTCTGGTGGTGTATTGACCAGTGTGTTGCTGCTGATGGATGGCAACCCAACTTG ATTCTGGATGACGGAGGAGACATGACCCACTGGATCTATAAAAAGCATCCGTCTTCGTTTAAGAAGTTGAAAGGCATTGTGGAGGAAAGTGTGACGGGAGTATATCG GTTGTACCAGCTCTCAAAGAAAGGCAAACTGTGTATTCCTGCCATGAACGTAAATGACTCTGTGACCAAGCAAAAATTTGACAACCTTTATTGCTGCAAAGAGTCGATAGTGGACGG GTTAAAGAGAACTACGGATGTCATGTTTGGAGGAAAGCAGGTGGTTGTGTGCGGATATGGGGAA GTTGGCAAAGGCAGCTGTGCTGCCCTGAAAGCACTCGGCGCCATCGTTTACGTCACAGAAGTGGATCCCATTTGTGCCCTTCAGGCGTG CATGGATGGCTTCAGAGTGATTACCCTGACGGAAATCATCAGACAGGTAGACATGGTCATCACCTGTACAG GAAACAGGAACATTGTGGGAAgagaacattttgacaaaatgaaaagtGGCTGCATAGTTTGCAACATGGGACACTCCAACACTGAAATAGATTTG gcatCTCTGCAGACGACAGAGCTGAAGTGGCAGAGAGTGAGGCCTCACGTCGACCACATCGTCTGGCCCGATGGCAAGCGAGTTATTCTGCTGGCTGAG gGCCGGTTGCTGAATCTGAGCTGCTCCACTGTCCCGTCGTTTGTTCTTTCCATCACAGCCACGACTCAG GCTTTGGCTCTAATAGAACTGTACAACGCCCCTGATGGTCGATACAAACAAGACATCTACCTACTGCCAAAGAAGATGG ATGAGTATGTAGCCAGTCTCCACCTGCCTACATTTGACGCTCACCTCACAGAACTCACAGACGATCAGGCCAAATACTTGGGTATCAGCAAATATGGACCCTTCAAACCCAACTATTACAGGTGA
- the LOC112152905 gene encoding S-adenosylhomocysteine hydrolase-like protein 1 isoform X3, with amino-acid sequence MGEEKNQVGELPLPDEFPEPCVDDDEEKRDNSAAMEDSVGEKAEKCSPNVLEMLKAAESRRSSQDRDKDRPEADEAGTKEPIAEALKTNMQIQFNDEKQEFNKLPNKSGHRSMPRSTSQSSTDSFSSVSNESSEDELSPQNKQQKNSKGFSDFCIKNIKQADFGRKEIEIAQQEMSALMILRKKTGGEKPLAGANVVGCTHITAQTAVLIETLAALGAQCRWSACNIFSTQNAVAAALAEGGISVFAWKGESEDDFWWCIDQCVAADGWQPNLILDDGGDMTHWIYKKHPSSFKKLKGIVEESVTGVYRLYQLSKKGKLCIPAMNVNDSVTKQKFDNLYCCKESIVDGLKRTTDVMFGGKQVVVCGYGEVGKGSCAALKALGAIVYVTEVDPICALQACMDGFRVITLTEIIRQVDMVITCTGNRNIVGREHFDKMKSGCIVCNMGHSNTEIDLASLQTTELKWQRVRPHVDHIVWPDGKRVILLAEGRLLNLSCSTVPSFVLSITATTQALALIELYNAPDGRYKQDIYLLPKKMDEYVASLHLPTFDAHLTELTDDQAKYLGISKYGPFKPNYYRY; translated from the exons ATGGGAGAAGAAAAGAACCAGGTGGGAGAGCTGCCCCTGCCGGACGAGTTCCCAGAACCATGTGTGGACGATGACGAGGAAAAGAGGGACAATTCTGCCGCCATGGAGGACAGCGTGGGTGAAAAGGCAGAGAAATGCAGCCCAAACGTGCTGGAGATGCTGAAGGCAGCAGAGAGCAGGAGGTCGTCTCAGGATCGGGACAAAGACAGGCCAGAGGCGGACGAGGCCGGGACAAAAGAGCCCATTGCTGAGGCTCTAAAGACTAACATG cagATCCAGTTCAATGATGAGAAACAAGAATTCAACAAACTGCCCAACAAATCGGGCCATCGCTCGATGCCCCGATCCACCTCTCAGTCATCTACAGACAGCTTCAGCTCAG TGAGCAATGAGAGCTCTGAAGACGAACTGTCAccacaaaacaaacagcagaagaacTCCAAAGGCTTCAGTGACTTctgcattaaaaacatcaaacaagcTGATTTTGGTCGCAAAGAAATAGAGATTGCCCAACAAG AAATGTCTGCATTGAtgattttgaggaaaaaaacggGGGGAGAGAAACCTCTGGCTGGAGCGAATGTTGTGGGGTGTACACACATCACTGCACAGACGGCG GTCTTGATTGAAACTCTGGCAGCTTTAGGAGCTCAGTGTCGCTGGTCTGCCTGCAACATTTTCTCCACCCAGAACGCTGTCGCCGCCGCTCTGGCTGAAGGTG GAATCTCAGTGTTTGCCTGGAAAGGGGAATCGGAGGATGACTTCTGGTGGTGTATTGACCAGTGTGTTGCTGCTGATGGATGGCAACCCAACTTG ATTCTGGATGACGGAGGAGACATGACCCACTGGATCTATAAAAAGCATCCGTCTTCGTTTAAGAAGTTGAAAGGCATTGTGGAGGAAAGTGTGACGGGAGTATATCG GTTGTACCAGCTCTCAAAGAAAGGCAAACTGTGTATTCCTGCCATGAACGTAAATGACTCTGTGACCAAGCAAAAATTTGACAACCTTTATTGCTGCAAAGAGTCGATAGTGGACGG GTTAAAGAGAACTACGGATGTCATGTTTGGAGGAAAGCAGGTGGTTGTGTGCGGATATGGGGAA GTTGGCAAAGGCAGCTGTGCTGCCCTGAAAGCACTCGGCGCCATCGTTTACGTCACAGAAGTGGATCCCATTTGTGCCCTTCAGGCGTG CATGGATGGCTTCAGAGTGATTACCCTGACGGAAATCATCAGACAGGTAGACATGGTCATCACCTGTACAG GAAACAGGAACATTGTGGGAAgagaacattttgacaaaatgaaaagtGGCTGCATAGTTTGCAACATGGGACACTCCAACACTGAAATAGATTTG gcatCTCTGCAGACGACAGAGCTGAAGTGGCAGAGAGTGAGGCCTCACGTCGACCACATCGTCTGGCCCGATGGCAAGCGAGTTATTCTGCTGGCTGAG gGCCGGTTGCTGAATCTGAGCTGCTCCACTGTCCCGTCGTTTGTTCTTTCCATCACAGCCACGACTCAG GCTTTGGCTCTAATAGAACTGTACAACGCCCCTGATGGTCGATACAAACAAGACATCTACCTACTGCCAAAGAAGATGG ATGAGTATGTAGCCAGTCTCCACCTGCCTACATTTGACGCTCACCTCACAGAACTCACAGACGATCAGGCCAAATACTTGGGTATCAGCAAATATGGACCCTTCAAACCCAACTATTACAG GTATTAA
- the LOC112152905 gene encoding S-adenosylhomocysteine hydrolase-like protein 1 isoform X6, with amino-acid sequence MKKAYNLAKITHDKDQETVQSICIKIQFNDEKQEFNKLPNKSGHRSMPRSTSQSSTDSFSSVSNESSEDELSPQNKQQKNSKGFSDFCIKNIKQADFGRKEIEIAQQEMSALMILRKKTGGEKPLAGANVVGCTHITAQTAVLIETLAALGAQCRWSACNIFSTQNAVAAALAEGGISVFAWKGESEDDFWWCIDQCVAADGWQPNLILDDGGDMTHWIYKKHPSSFKKLKGIVEESVTGVYRLYQLSKKGKLCIPAMNVNDSVTKQKFDNLYCCKESIVDGLKRTTDVMFGGKQVVVCGYGEVSEMILYNVCPHVKTSYLNEPSSFFSFSVQVGKGSCAALKALGAIVYVTEVDPICALQACMDGFRVITLTEIIRQVDMVITCTGNRNIVGREHFDKMKSGCIVCNMGHSNTEIDLASLQTTELKWQRVRPHVDHIVWPDGKRVILLAEGRLLNLSCSTVPSFVLSITATTQALALIELYNAPDGRYKQDIYLLPKKMDEYVASLHLPTFDAHLTELTDDQAKYLGISKYGPFKPNYYRY; translated from the exons ATGAAGAAAGCATACAATCTAGCAAAAATAACTCACGACAAGGACCAGGAGACAGTGCAATCCATCTGTATAAAG ATCCAGTTCAATGATGAGAAACAAGAATTCAACAAACTGCCCAACAAATCGGGCCATCGCTCGATGCCCCGATCCACCTCTCAGTCATCTACAGACAGCTTCAGCTCAG TGAGCAATGAGAGCTCTGAAGACGAACTGTCAccacaaaacaaacagcagaagaacTCCAAAGGCTTCAGTGACTTctgcattaaaaacatcaaacaagcTGATTTTGGTCGCAAAGAAATAGAGATTGCCCAACAAG AAATGTCTGCATTGAtgattttgaggaaaaaaacggGGGGAGAGAAACCTCTGGCTGGAGCGAATGTTGTGGGGTGTACACACATCACTGCACAGACGGCG GTCTTGATTGAAACTCTGGCAGCTTTAGGAGCTCAGTGTCGCTGGTCTGCCTGCAACATTTTCTCCACCCAGAACGCTGTCGCCGCCGCTCTGGCTGAAGGTG GAATCTCAGTGTTTGCCTGGAAAGGGGAATCGGAGGATGACTTCTGGTGGTGTATTGACCAGTGTGTTGCTGCTGATGGATGGCAACCCAACTTG ATTCTGGATGACGGAGGAGACATGACCCACTGGATCTATAAAAAGCATCCGTCTTCGTTTAAGAAGTTGAAAGGCATTGTGGAGGAAAGTGTGACGGGAGTATATCG GTTGTACCAGCTCTCAAAGAAAGGCAAACTGTGTATTCCTGCCATGAACGTAAATGACTCTGTGACCAAGCAAAAATTTGACAACCTTTATTGCTGCAAAGAGTCGATAGTGGACGG GTTAAAGAGAACTACGGATGTCATGTTTGGAGGAAAGCAGGTGGTTGTGTGCGGATATGGGGAAGTCAGTGAGATGATATTATACAATGTGTGTCCTCATGTTAAGACCTCGTATTTAAATGAGCCCAGCagcttcttttccttttctgtgcAGGTTGGCAAAGGCAGCTGTGCTGCCCTGAAAGCACTCGGCGCCATCGTTTACGTCACAGAAGTGGATCCCATTTGTGCCCTTCAGGCGTG CATGGATGGCTTCAGAGTGATTACCCTGACGGAAATCATCAGACAGGTAGACATGGTCATCACCTGTACAG GAAACAGGAACATTGTGGGAAgagaacattttgacaaaatgaaaagtGGCTGCATAGTTTGCAACATGGGACACTCCAACACTGAAATAGATTTG gcatCTCTGCAGACGACAGAGCTGAAGTGGCAGAGAGTGAGGCCTCACGTCGACCACATCGTCTGGCCCGATGGCAAGCGAGTTATTCTGCTGGCTGAG gGCCGGTTGCTGAATCTGAGCTGCTCCACTGTCCCGTCGTTTGTTCTTTCCATCACAGCCACGACTCAG GCTTTGGCTCTAATAGAACTGTACAACGCCCCTGATGGTCGATACAAACAAGACATCTACCTACTGCCAAAGAAGATGG ATGAGTATGTAGCCAGTCTCCACCTGCCTACATTTGACGCTCACCTCACAGAACTCACAGACGATCAGGCCAAATACTTGGGTATCAGCAAATATGGACCCTTCAAACCCAACTATTACAG GTATTAA
- the LOC112152905 gene encoding S-adenosylhomocysteine hydrolase-like protein 1 isoform X5 encodes MKKAYNLAKITHDKDQETVQSICIKQIQFNDEKQEFNKLPNKSGHRSMPRSTSQSSTDSFSSVSNESSEDELSPQNKQQKNSKGFSDFCIKNIKQADFGRKEIEIAQQEMSALMILRKKTGGEKPLAGANVVGCTHITAQTAVLIETLAALGAQCRWSACNIFSTQNAVAAALAEGGISVFAWKGESEDDFWWCIDQCVAADGWQPNLILDDGGDMTHWIYKKHPSSFKKLKGIVEESVTGVYRLYQLSKKGKLCIPAMNVNDSVTKQKFDNLYCCKESIVDGLKRTTDVMFGGKQVVVCGYGEVSEMILYNVCPHVKTSYLNEPSSFFSFSVQVGKGSCAALKALGAIVYVTEVDPICALQACMDGFRVITLTEIIRQVDMVITCTGNRNIVGREHFDKMKSGCIVCNMGHSNTEIDLASLQTTELKWQRVRPHVDHIVWPDGKRVILLAEGRLLNLSCSTVPSFVLSITATTQALALIELYNAPDGRYKQDIYLLPKKMDEYVASLHLPTFDAHLTELTDDQAKYLGISKYGPFKPNYYRY; translated from the exons ATGAAGAAAGCATACAATCTAGCAAAAATAACTCACGACAAGGACCAGGAGACAGTGCAATCCATCTGTATAAAG cagATCCAGTTCAATGATGAGAAACAAGAATTCAACAAACTGCCCAACAAATCGGGCCATCGCTCGATGCCCCGATCCACCTCTCAGTCATCTACAGACAGCTTCAGCTCAG TGAGCAATGAGAGCTCTGAAGACGAACTGTCAccacaaaacaaacagcagaagaacTCCAAAGGCTTCAGTGACTTctgcattaaaaacatcaaacaagcTGATTTTGGTCGCAAAGAAATAGAGATTGCCCAACAAG AAATGTCTGCATTGAtgattttgaggaaaaaaacggGGGGAGAGAAACCTCTGGCTGGAGCGAATGTTGTGGGGTGTACACACATCACTGCACAGACGGCG GTCTTGATTGAAACTCTGGCAGCTTTAGGAGCTCAGTGTCGCTGGTCTGCCTGCAACATTTTCTCCACCCAGAACGCTGTCGCCGCCGCTCTGGCTGAAGGTG GAATCTCAGTGTTTGCCTGGAAAGGGGAATCGGAGGATGACTTCTGGTGGTGTATTGACCAGTGTGTTGCTGCTGATGGATGGCAACCCAACTTG ATTCTGGATGACGGAGGAGACATGACCCACTGGATCTATAAAAAGCATCCGTCTTCGTTTAAGAAGTTGAAAGGCATTGTGGAGGAAAGTGTGACGGGAGTATATCG GTTGTACCAGCTCTCAAAGAAAGGCAAACTGTGTATTCCTGCCATGAACGTAAATGACTCTGTGACCAAGCAAAAATTTGACAACCTTTATTGCTGCAAAGAGTCGATAGTGGACGG GTTAAAGAGAACTACGGATGTCATGTTTGGAGGAAAGCAGGTGGTTGTGTGCGGATATGGGGAAGTCAGTGAGATGATATTATACAATGTGTGTCCTCATGTTAAGACCTCGTATTTAAATGAGCCCAGCagcttcttttccttttctgtgcAGGTTGGCAAAGGCAGCTGTGCTGCCCTGAAAGCACTCGGCGCCATCGTTTACGTCACAGAAGTGGATCCCATTTGTGCCCTTCAGGCGTG CATGGATGGCTTCAGAGTGATTACCCTGACGGAAATCATCAGACAGGTAGACATGGTCATCACCTGTACAG GAAACAGGAACATTGTGGGAAgagaacattttgacaaaatgaaaagtGGCTGCATAGTTTGCAACATGGGACACTCCAACACTGAAATAGATTTG gcatCTCTGCAGACGACAGAGCTGAAGTGGCAGAGAGTGAGGCCTCACGTCGACCACATCGTCTGGCCCGATGGCAAGCGAGTTATTCTGCTGGCTGAG gGCCGGTTGCTGAATCTGAGCTGCTCCACTGTCCCGTCGTTTGTTCTTTCCATCACAGCCACGACTCAG GCTTTGGCTCTAATAGAACTGTACAACGCCCCTGATGGTCGATACAAACAAGACATCTACCTACTGCCAAAGAAGATGG ATGAGTATGTAGCCAGTCTCCACCTGCCTACATTTGACGCTCACCTCACAGAACTCACAGACGATCAGGCCAAATACTTGGGTATCAGCAAATATGGACCCTTCAAACCCAACTATTACAG GTATTAA